A segment of the Macadamia integrifolia cultivar HAES 741 unplaced genomic scaffold, SCU_Mint_v3 scaffold1841, whole genome shotgun sequence genome:
TTCATTGAGGGATGATGGAAAACGTTGTCACATAGTTAATAtatgtttttgatttttttttttttttagtgtgtgtatgcaAAATACCCATTAGCAGCCATCAAGGGACCCATAGAAGAGTTAAGAAATGATTCTCAAAGTGGCCAGGATGGGGAGTGGGGGAAACATAGTGGATTAATAGAGGTGCGTTTTTAGGCCACAAAGAGACATGATCCACTAACCAAGCCCTTGAACACTCTTGAGCAGTGCAACCAACCATGGCAAGCCATGAATGAACCTCTTATTTAATATTCTTTTTACTATAAgatcagattaaaaaaaaaaaaaaaaaacaaaacagaaaaaaaaagacaaaaacaaagaagaagaagagaaaaagccTAGATAACCCAGCATAATATATACAACCATAAGAATCAACCACCAGGCGTCTTagataagatatatatatatatatatatatatatttggtgaAGTAGGAAAAATATTTATTGCACGTGTTTTACGAACTTCATCATCACTAGTGGTTGAGATAATTCTTAAGGTCGGGGAAGAAGGAAATATGCTACCAAAAGAAGTCAAGGCAGCTTTATCACGACCGATTGTAATAATTTAAAGTTGACAAGCACAAGAAGTATAGGAAAGTAATCATACTTTTATtacaaggaagaaaaaggagattCCTAAAGCAATCATCAATTCTAATTTCCAATGAAACCTCAGATAAGTGGAGAATGCtatcctaaaagaaaaaaattttgactttGAGAGACTATAATTTCTAGGGCACAGTAAACCCAATCAATCAGTTGAGAATTGAGATTAGGAGAGTCTTCACATGGATTATTCTTCTGTCTTTAATTTCAATGAGGAACACTCAGTGCAGAAACCCCATAACCCTTCTAGCCATTAATCTCCTTCACCTCTCCTTTGCTCTCCATCTCATAATTTCTATAGCCGTCGCCGATAATCTTTTCATCAACTGTGGCTATCCTTCCAACATCACAAATTATGGGCGGAACTGGACCACAGACGTCAACTCTAACTTCATATTTTCTGCGCATCCCAACACGTCAACAACATCTGAAGCCTCTAATCAAGGCCAAATTCCTTACACAACAGCTCGTCTCTTCTACTCGCAGCTCACGTACTCACTTCCAATCTCACCCGGCTCAAAATTCATCCGTTTCTACTTCTATCCAATTTCATATCCTGGTCTTGATGATATAACTAAGTCCTTCTTCTCTGTCTCTGTAAGTAACTTTACTCTTCTCCATAACTTTAGTGCCTCCCTTACTGCAAATTACCTCATGCATGAGTATTTTACCAAAGAATTTTGTGTCAATATCGAGGGCCATATATTGAACATAACATTCACCCCAACCTCATCAAATCCTTCCATAAATGGCTTCGTGGGCGGCTTTATTAATGGAATTGAAATCGTTTCCATGCCCCTCGATCTTTATATTCCTGAAAAAGGAATTCCTATTGTGGGTATTAAGCATTATCCATTCTATTTGGATAAATACACAGCCCTTGAGATGGTTTACAGATTAAACGTTGGTGGAaatgaaatcataccaaatgagGATACAAGCAGCTTGTTTCGAACCTGGTCTCCAGATGACAATTACTTATTCGGAGCTGCCACTGGTGTTGAGTATTATAACTTGACGGTTGAGATTCGTTACCCATCAACAGTACCCATATATACTGCACCAGAGATAGTCTACCGGAGTTACCGATCAATGGGTCCAACTCCTGCAATCAATGCCCAATACAATTTGACTTGGATGTTCAGTGTTGATTCTGGATTCTATTATCTTCTTAGGCTCCATTTCTGTGAGATTGGCTATTGGATCACAAAAGTTAATGAAAGGGTGTTCTATATCTTTATTGCAAATGAAACTGCCAACGATGAAATGGATGTCTTCCATTATAGTGGTGGCAATGGTGTGCCTATGTACATGGATTATATTGTGTCCATGGGAAGCTCAAGTGGACGGAAATTAGATCTATGGCTTGCACTACACCCTGCCATACATGAAAAACCAAGATGGTATGATGCTTTTTTAAACGGGCTTGAAATCTTTAAATTGAACCAGACCAGTGGCAATCTCGCTGGAGTTAATTTTCCACCAACCCAACTGGTTCAAGGTTCAACGAAGCTCCCCCTTCGTGAACATCAACATAATTGGGTTGTGCATCTTGTGATCATAATCGTTGGAGCCATCGTAAGTGTTTTTCTTGTTACCCTTGGTCTTGTAATTTTCTTCATTACATGTGTGAGAAGGAATGCGAAGGCGAAAAGCAGGGTCTCGAAGAAAACCA
Coding sequences within it:
- the LOC122064966 gene encoding receptor-like protein kinase FERONIA, translated to MRNTQCRNPITLLAINLLHLSFALHLIISIAVADNLFINCGYPSNITNYGRNWTTDVNSNFIFSAHPNTSTTSEASNQGQIPYTTARLFYSQLTYSLPISPGSKFIRFYFYPISYPGLDDITKSFFSVSVSNFTLLHNFSASLTANYLMHEYFTKEFCVNIEGHILNITFTPTSSNPSINGFVGGFINGIEIVSMPLDLYIPEKGIPIVGIKHYPFYLDKYTALEMVYRLNVGGNEIIPNEDTSSLFRTWSPDDNYLFGAATGVEYYNLTVEIRYPSTVPIYTAPEIVYRSYRSMGPTPAINAQYNLTWMFSVDSGFYYLLRLHFCEIGYWITKVNERVFYIFIANETANDEMDVFHYSGGNGVPMYMDYIVSMGSSSGRKLDLWLALHPAIHEKPRWYDAFLNGLEIFKLNQTSGNLAGVNFPPTQLVQGSTKLPLREHQHNWVVHLVIIIVGAIVSVFLVTLGLVIFFITCVRRNAKAKSRVSKKTNRCRRFTFAEIIAATENFDEAHVIGIGGFGRVYKGHIDGGATTVAVKRGNATSAQGAREFQTEIEMLSNLRHNNLVSLIGFCQEGEELILVYDYMVHGTLREHLYSTHGHNLPLTWKQRLRICIGVARGLEYLHSGAEHTIIHRDMKTTNILLDEKWGAKVSDFGLSKLGPMDLSQSHVSTQVKGTHGYIDPEYFQIHQITVKSDVYSFGVVLFEVLCGRPPVVIRQVDAEQVYLPDWAAQCYRKGTLNQIVDPFLRGKIASNSLKSYGEIAVKCVAEWGIERPTMSEVLWYLEFALQLQETADEDNIAVETEGNLEMMVSGAGNSDGGGGGNSYSMCDWRRASNTNSVKILRRSSSDTTADRRRKMSMASG